In one Rutidosis leptorrhynchoides isolate AG116_Rl617_1_P2 chromosome 8, CSIRO_AGI_Rlap_v1, whole genome shotgun sequence genomic region, the following are encoded:
- the LOC139863008 gene encoding sec14 cytosolic factor-like isoform X1, giving the protein MMMDMQNLGYKNVDANGFISGFQILQPYYPGRLAKIYILNMPWFFKSVWKMISYVIEKDTLNKIMIVSSEEERQEVITEVGMEVLPKELGGIGMPVPLQDVEAPRLEC; this is encoded by the exons ATGATGATGGATATGCAAAATTTAGGTTATAAGAATGTCGATGCTAATGGATTCATCTCCGGATTTCAGATTTTGCAA CCCTATTACCCCGGGCGTTTAGCAAAGATTTACATACTAAATATGCCGTGGTTTTTCAAAAGTGTTTGGAAGATGATATCGTACGTTATTGAGAAAGACACATTGAACAAG ATTATGATTGTGTCAAGTGAAGAAGAAAGACAAGAAGTCATTACAGAAGTGGGTATGGAGGTGTTGCCTAAAGAACTTGGTGGAATCGGGATGCCTGTGCCCCTTCAAGATGTCGAAGCACCCCGACTTGAATGTTGA
- the LOC139863008 gene encoding uncharacterized protein isoform X2, whose amino-acid sequence MSMLMDSSPDFRFCNVWKMISYVIEKDTLNKIMIVSSEEERQEVITEVGMEVLPKELGGIGMPVPLQDVEAPRLEC is encoded by the exons ATGTCGATGCTAATGGATTCATCTCCGGATTTCAGATTTTGCAA TGTTTGGAAGATGATATCGTACGTTATTGAGAAAGACACATTGAACAAG ATTATGATTGTGTCAAGTGAAGAAGAAAGACAAGAAGTCATTACAGAAGTGGGTATGGAGGTGTTGCCTAAAGAACTTGGTGGAATCGGGATGCCTGTGCCCCTTCAAGATGTCGAAGCACCCCGACTTGAATGTTGA